One Thermoanaerobacter pseudethanolicus ATCC 33223 DNA window includes the following coding sequences:
- a CDS encoding nucleotidyltransferase domain-containing protein — MKGELEFLDISKKTGLSVTLLKEIIKVISKYTSVEKAVIFGSRGRGDFKKTSDIDICIFGDEVTHTEINLLEFDLRELNTPLDFDVVSFKSITKEELKENILKDGVEVYDRKKITSEI, encoded by the coding sequence ATGAAAGGAGAATTAGAATTTCTAGATATTAGTAAGAAAACAGGATTGTCTGTCACACTATTGAAAGAAATAATAAAGGTGATATCAAAATATACAAGTGTTGAAAAAGCAGTTATTTTTGGTTCCAGAGGTCGGGGAGACTTTAAAAAAACGTCGGATATTGATATTTGTATTTTTGGAGATGAAGTAACACATACAGAGATAAATCTTTTAGAATTTGATTTAAGAGAATTAAATACTCCTCTTGACTTTGATGTAGTAAGTTTTAAAAGTATTACGAAAGAGGAATTAAAAGAAAACATATTGAAGGATGGAGTAGAGGTATATGATAGAAAAAAGATTACTTCAGAGATTTGA
- a CDS encoding nucleotidyltransferase substrate binding protein — translation MIEKRLLQRFEDFKNAFMRLKEAFDIEIENEIIIDGIIQRFEFTFELAWKLMKDYLAYEGIEVNSPRSVIRAAYENHLIDDGEAWIDMLMDRNKTSHIYDKKLSLEIYNNIKDKHLKYLEDLKRKLEMIIERENK, via the coding sequence ATGATAGAAAAAAGATTACTTCAGAGATTTGAAGATTTTAAAAATGCTTTTATGCGTTTAAAAGAAGCCTTTGATATCGAGATAGAGAATGAGATAATTATTGATGGGATAATACAAAGATTTGAATTTACTTTTGAATTAGCGTGGAAACTTATGAAAGATTATCTTGCTTATGAAGGGATTGAAGTAAACAGTCCGAGAAGTGTTATCAGGGCAGCTTATGAAAATCATTTAATAGATGATGGAGAAGCTTGGATAGATATGTTAATGGATAGAAATAAAACTTCACATATTTACGATAAAAAATTATCTTTAGAGATTTATAACAATATAAAGGATAAGCATTTAAAATATCTTGAAGATTTAAAAAGAAAATTGGAAATGATCATTGAGAGAGAAAATAAGTAA
- a CDS encoding HAD family hydrolase has translation MIKAVIFDMDGVIIDSEPIHIKLEEELFKSLGVEISEDEHLTFVGTSSYYMWRKVKEKFNLSQSVEELVEIDRKRYLEHVLKTGEIIPIEGITETVKKLFEKEYRLAVASSSPIDVIELVVKKLGIDNCFEVLVSGDYVKNSKPAPDIFLYAADKLKVKPHECVVIEDSYNGVHGAKKAGMKVIGFKNPNSGNQDLSEADFIIDSLGEELLEIIDELNNAEDVVKN, from the coding sequence ATGATTAAAGCAGTTATTTTTGACATGGACGGTGTAATTATTGACAGTGAGCCAATACACATTAAATTAGAAGAGGAATTATTCAAAAGTTTAGGAGTAGAGATAAGTGAAGACGAACATTTGACATTTGTGGGGACTTCTTCTTATTATATGTGGAGGAAGGTTAAAGAAAAATTTAATCTTTCTCAAAGCGTAGAAGAGCTTGTAGAAATAGATAGAAAAAGGTATTTAGAACATGTCTTGAAAACAGGCGAAATAATTCCTATAGAAGGTATAACAGAGACGGTAAAAAAGCTTTTTGAGAAAGAGTATAGATTAGCTGTTGCTTCTTCCTCTCCTATAGATGTGATAGAATTAGTTGTGAAAAAGTTGGGAATTGATAACTGTTTTGAGGTGCTTGTATCTGGAGACTATGTAAAAAATAGCAAACCAGCCCCAGATATATTTTTATATGCAGCAGACAAATTAAAAGTAAAACCTCATGAGTGTGTTGTAATTGAGGATTCATACAATGGAGTTCATGGTGCTAAAAAAGCAGGGATGAAAGTGATAGGTTTTAAAAATCCTAATTCCGGAAATCAGGACTTATCAGAAGCTGATTTTATTATAGATTCTTTGGGAGAAGAATTATTAGAAATTATAGATGAATTAAACAATGCGGAAGATGTTGTTAAAAACTAA
- a CDS encoding 50S ribosomal protein L25/general stress protein Ctc, translated as MQSVSIEAIKRDTGKNAARRLKNQGYIPAILYGKGMAESIPLAVEYNKLQRLLQKHGRNVLLNVIVDGSTHNAVIKEIQEDTLKGKIIHVDFQRVSMYEEIEATVPLKFEGTGLIESRGGIVQHQLWELTVESLPDKIPQEIVVDLSNLEIGDTLFVKDIQVPEGVKVVDDPDEIVVSVLAPRESEEEAEEEATETAKESE; from the coding sequence ATGCAGAGCGTTAGTATCGAAGCTATAAAAAGAGATACTGGTAAAAATGCAGCTCGCCGTTTGAAAAATCAAGGCTATATTCCTGCTATTTTATATGGCAAGGGTATGGCGGAGAGCATTCCTTTGGCAGTTGAATATAACAAGCTTCAAAGGTTGCTACAAAAACATGGAAGGAATGTCCTCCTCAATGTGATTGTGGATGGTTCTACTCATAATGCGGTTATTAAAGAGATTCAAGAAGATACTTTGAAAGGGAAAATAATTCATGTTGATTTCCAAAGAGTGTCAATGTATGAAGAAATTGAAGCTACTGTTCCATTGAAATTTGAGGGAACAGGCCTTATTGAAAGTAGAGGTGGAATTGTACAGCATCAACTTTGGGAGTTGACAGTGGAAAGCTTACCCGACAAAATTCCTCAAGAAATTGTTGTGGATTTAAGCAATTTAGAGATTGGAGATACACTTTTTGTAAAAGATATACAAGTTCCTGAGGGAGTAAAAGTTGTAGATGACCCCGATGAGATTGTAGTTTCTGTATTGGCACCTAGAGAAAGTGAAGAAGAGGCAGAAGAAGAGGCTACTGAAACAGCGAAAGAAAGTGAATAA
- the lysA gene encoding diaminopimelate decarboxylase, producing MLHGTMKINSKGHLEIGGCDTVTLAKKFGTPLYVIDEELLRQNCRAFYNGFKKDYPGNEVIYASKAFMTMAICKIIEEENLGLDVVSGGELYTALKAGFPAEKIYFHGNNKSKEELIMALENNIGRIIVDNWYELNMLNDLAKKMNKVPNIYIRVSPGVEAHTHQYVKTGQMDSKFGFPLFNGDAMRAIEYALTLENVNLVGLHSHIGSQIFDAESYKAEIEIMMNFLKLVKEFLGWEVGELDLGGGFGIAYVEEDDPQPIEQIAQEIMQAVKEYSVALNIKMPNIIVEPGRSIIGNAGTTLYTVGAIKDIPGVRKYVAVDGGMSDNIRTALYGAKYDAIVANKAKNIKSEKVSIAGKLCESGDMLIWDITLPKIEEGDILAVTCTGAYNYSMASNYNRLPRPAAVLVSNGQADIIVARETYEDLIRNDIIPERLTNEKRKIANY from the coding sequence ATGTTGCATGGGACAATGAAGATAAATTCAAAGGGTCATTTGGAAATAGGTGGTTGCGATACTGTAACTCTTGCAAAAAAGTTTGGTACACCGCTTTATGTAATAGACGAAGAGTTATTGCGGCAAAATTGTAGAGCATTTTATAATGGCTTTAAAAAAGATTATCCAGGAAATGAAGTGATTTATGCCAGCAAAGCTTTCATGACAATGGCAATATGCAAAATAATTGAAGAAGAAAACTTGGGTCTTGATGTCGTTTCTGGTGGAGAACTATATACTGCGTTAAAAGCAGGATTCCCTGCTGAAAAAATATACTTTCACGGCAACAATAAATCAAAAGAAGAACTTATAATGGCATTAGAAAATAATATTGGGAGAATCATTGTAGATAATTGGTATGAACTAAATATGTTAAATGACTTGGCAAAAAAGATGAATAAAGTTCCTAATATTTATATAAGAGTATCTCCTGGTGTAGAAGCTCATACTCACCAATATGTAAAAACAGGACAAATGGATTCAAAATTTGGCTTCCCTCTTTTTAATGGAGACGCAATGAGAGCCATAGAATATGCTTTAACTTTGGAAAATGTAAATCTAGTAGGTCTACATTCTCATATCGGTTCTCAGATTTTTGATGCAGAATCTTATAAAGCTGAAATAGAAATTATGATGAATTTCTTAAAATTAGTAAAAGAATTTTTAGGTTGGGAAGTAGGGGAACTAGATTTAGGTGGAGGTTTTGGAATAGCATATGTAGAAGAGGACGATCCCCAGCCAATCGAACAAATAGCTCAAGAAATAATGCAAGCAGTAAAAGAATACTCCGTTGCTTTAAATATAAAAATGCCAAACATAATTGTAGAGCCAGGTCGTTCTATAATAGGAAATGCCGGAACTACTCTTTACACAGTAGGAGCAATTAAAGACATACCAGGTGTCAGAAAATACGTAGCGGTAGATGGAGGAATGTCTGATAATATACGTACCGCTTTATATGGAGCAAAATATGATGCTATTGTAGCTAATAAAGCTAAGAATATAAAATCAGAAAAAGTTTCAATAGCAGGAAAGCTTTGCGAATCAGGTGATATGCTAATTTGGGACATTACTCTACCTAAAATTGAAGAAGGAGATATACTAGCTGTAACCTGTACAGGTGCTTACAATTATTCGATGGCCAGCAATTATAACAGGTTACCTCGTCCTGCTGCAGTACTCGTATCTAATGGTCAGGCTGATATAATTGTTGCGCGAGAAACTTATGAAGACCTAATCCGAAATGATATAATCCCAGAAAGGCTAACCAATGAAAAAAGAAAAATAGCTAATTATTAA